The sequence CGCTGGCGGCGACGATACGGACGAGGACCTCTCCGGCTTTGGCCGAGGGGTCGGGCAGGAGCGCCTCTTCAAAAACCTCCGGCCCACCGAACGTCCGGATCATTTGTACCTTCATGGTCTCCTCCTTATCAATTCCTGTGATAGCGCGGACGTGGGAGATATGTGCCAGCTTTACCAGTACGGTCATGTTTGTGTTATAGTATTGTTTTTGATACTATAAAGGCTTCATGCGGCACATATGTTACGATATCAACCGGGGCTGTCCCGTCGAGGCCACGCTTGAGGTCATAGGCGGCAAATGGAAGGGCGTGATCCTCTATCATCTCCTGGAGGGCACCCGCCAGTTCGGCGAGTTTCGCCGTCTGCTGCCAAACATCACGCAACGGATGCTGACGCTGCAACTTCGCGAGCTCGAGCGCGATGGGCTGATCAATCGCAAGGTCTACGCGCAAGTGCCGCCGAAGGTAGAGTATTCGCTGACCGACGCTGGTCGCAGCCTGTCGCCGATCATCCTTTTGATGCGCGAATGGGGCGTCGCGTTTCTCGCATCACAGGCGCAGGCCAACGCCGCCGCCGCTGGCTTGCTGCGGCGGCCGGCGACCCCTCAGGGGGCAGGGAACGGAGCGGATCAGGCCCGTGTCGCAGTGCAGTCTGTGCCGGTGTCCGTGCCGCGGTGAGGAGTGATGATCGATCGTGGGGCGGCTGTCTAAAGGGC is a genomic window of Rhodospirillales bacterium containing:
- a CDS encoding helix-turn-helix transcriptional regulator, whose product is MRHICYDINRGCPVEATLEVIGGKWKGVILYHLLEGTRQFGEFRRLLPNITQRMLTLQLRELERDGLINRKVYAQVPPKVEYSLTDAGRSLSPIILLMREWGVAFLASQAQANAAAAGLLRRPATPQGAGNGADQARVAVQSVPVSVPR